A single Dermacentor variabilis isolate Ectoservices chromosome 9, ASM5094787v1, whole genome shotgun sequence DNA region contains:
- the LOC142558275 gene encoding protein YkfC-like gives MVGFRPSLSTQEVMLLIKRQIVDVVTRDVRSILALDIAKAFDTVKHKHLLDSVTRLNLGERFHAYVSSFLRDRKVTINLGQIKSDGYALGACGTPQGAVLSPLLFNIAMRDLSVRLDRIGVANLNHALYADDITVWCGGGSDAAVEQALQEALHVTEELLEARRS, from the exons ATGGTCGGCTTCAGACCCTCGCTGTCCACTCAAGAGGTCATGCTGCTGATCAAGAGGCAGATAGTCGACGTCGTCACGAGAGACGTCCGAAGCATCTTGGCGCTGGacatcgccaaggccttcgacacggtcaaacacaAGCACCTCCTCGACTCTGTGACGAGACTGAACCTTGGCGAACGCTTTCACGCGTACGTGAGCTCTTTCCTAAGAGATCGCAAGGTCACGATCAATTTGGGCCAGATCAAGTCGGACGGATACGCGCTGGGAGCCTGCGGCACGCCGCAGGGTGCGGTGTTATCTCCACTGCTCTTCAACATCGCCATGAGAGACCTATCAGTCCGACTCGACCGAATCGGGGTCGCCAATCTCAATCACgctctctacgcggacgacatcaccgtctggtgcGGCGGTGGGTCGGACGCAGCGGTGGAGCAGGCCCTGCAAGAGGCCTTGCACGTCACGGAAGAATTACTCGAGG CACGGAGAAGttga